In Brassica napus cultivar Da-Ae chromosome A3, Da-Ae, whole genome shotgun sequence, the sequence GGGCGTACAATTTCATCAGTTGACCTGCTCAGGataaatatattagatattGCAGAGAAACTACGAAACATATAGAACTTGATTAAACTAACTCACATATTATCTTCTTCCAGTCCTTTGTCTGCTTTCTGGTTGTTAAAGGCTTCTAGTTCATCTTGATCACCAAACATTTAGCAAAACAAAACACCACAGAATTAAGAAAAATGCCAAATGTTAAAATGAAGCGGAACAGAGAAGGAAGAACAAGATATATACCTTTATTAGTTGCCTCCTGCAATGGAATGTTCAAAGAAAGAATACAGTCATCCCTCTTATTATATGAAACCTTTCCAGATGAACAAAGGATCTTTTCTTCTACTCCAAATTTGAAGCTCCTCGAAGGGTCTAAATCTGGTCTCATGTTGTTGCCACGCTCAACCTTGTCTAGCAAATGGAGGAAAAAGTCAAGAGCATCCTACAACACAGAATGGTACTGGTTAGTGTAAACTCTTAACTAActcagtaatttttttttttatcacgaTGAACTAACTCAGTAAATAGATGACTAGAAGGAGCGTCACTCAgaataatctaaaaaaatactgAGCATTTCAAATGACATGGTTTTCACCTGTTGTCTCATAGAAGAGAATTCTGCATGTCCTGCAGCAACCACCGATTTGAACATGCGAGGAGGTATTCCTTCTTGTCTCTGTCATcgattaaaaacaaataaacatgTAAAGAATCAAGATAATACAAAACAATGTGTGCCATCTTCGCGTATGTATGTTTATTCAGATGTCAATATGGAGAAGAAATTAGAAACATGTCGAAAAAGAATCTTACAACATCTCCAGTTGCAACATCCTTCTGCAATCATAAGAATGGGAAAATCAATGTACTGGCGAAAAGAGGTGGTTTGGAACTTTGGATAATGTACAGGTATATGCATTCAATGTTTTTTCTCTTGAAACAGCCATACCTCTGCCACAGGAATAGAGTACTTCCCAGATAATAACCCATGTCCAAGCTTTGTTCTGCCACCAACAGCAAAGTTTAAGAAATTAATATGCAAAAACCGCCATGCAATTTGAAGATGTATATGAAAACCAAGcggagaaataaataaaaatttttttgaGTATGTATCATGCAGATACAGAGCATGTAACAAATATAAAGTTGAAATCTTTTTATCATTACAATGTCAAAAGTTCAACGGCATGGTAACAGAAACTCACAATTGCATATTGATGTCCAAAGTTGGATCAGCCGGAGCCATCTCAAATGCCAACTTTAAGCTCTGATGTGAAAAGTATCTGCAACAATTTCAAAACCAGAAGTTATTCCAACGGACTCCAGAGCAAAAGATTTGTGTTGTTTTTCGTTATACATGTAAGACGGAAACATGGGCAATGACATCTACttgcaaatatttaattatatatacctTGAAATAAACGAATGGGTCGAGAAAAGAATCTGCATCGTAGCGGCCAAGTAGCAACtagcaaaaaaaatgaaaggggCATAAGGCATCGCCAAGGAATTGATATCCCTGACAAGTTTTTAATTACAAAGAGTACCTGTTCCCAAGATTGACAAGTCCGGTATATCCCGGTCCAAAAACTGGTACCAATTCTTTTCCACTCTCTTGTATACGATTCCAATCAAAATTCGTATTTTGATCAAGTTCTCTTTCGGCAGTTGTCATTTCTGTCTGTAGATGTTGATATTAACAACCCAagaaagttaaaaattattcaGATGACAGATGTTTTATCAAATGGCAGATTATTGAACAAAGAAGATGATCAAGCAGTATAAACTggcaaacaagaacaagagaacTAGGGAATGAAGCGTTATTGCAAAGAAAGAGGACAAAAGACCCAAAAATTACCCTCATATTGTAAATGCTTAGACGTTAATGACACAACAAGTACATGTTATTAGACTGAACGTGTGTATGGAAAATATAGTCTCAAAGCAACCTTAAATGACATTCTCTAGAAGCATGCTACAGCTTCTCATTCGCAGTTATAAAATTGTATGCAGTAACACTGATGTGAGTGTACTAGCTCTTGGCAAATGAGAAATTTAGACTCACATTGCAACATGTACAGCATGTTGAAGAAAACATGGTTGTTTCTGTGGCAACTAATAGTGAGAAAAAACGAACATGAGATAGAACCTTTCTGGAACAACCAGCACTTGCCTAATGCGACTTAGAAAGGGTATCTATCAAAACCAAGGACTACAAGGATACTAAGCTTGGGCGGTTGGGCCTCTAATAAAATGCACTATACCGTATATACGAAACGCATTACTTAGACAAACAACAATATAAAGTGTCAGATAAAACGCACTCTTCCCCCTTACTAACCTTCTGCATCGTGGAGAAGTCGATTCCAAAATGGGCCAGATGCTGAGCCAGGTGCGGGTCCAACACACTGTCATCTTCCGGATAGGAATAAACATCtgccaaaatatttataacagtAAATGCTGAAGATATTAGAACCACATTTATCACCCAAAAAAAAGTGATGCAGGACGCCCCCCTTATCCAGcaaaaagagaaatactcaagaGTCAAGTCCAGTGACTAATCTGGTTCCTAAAAATACAGCTTCAACATCTTCAATTTTATaggaaatttataacttaaaatCTGAAAGTTCCAGCCACACATTACTCCAAAAGGTAATCACCCTCACGCTTACTTTGCCTTGAAGGCAGAGATCAGCATTTTTAGTATACATTTAATAAGGCTGAAGAGTAcctaaactatttttaaacagACGTATGACTAATCCCCTTATATCACAAGTCTTCACATTTCTCACAGATTAAAATAAAGACATTCCCAACAAAATCGACTAAAACAAGAAAACTTTACCTGCTGCTCCCAAGTCAGCTGTGATAGTTCCAAGCTTGACAGCAAGAGGGTAGTTTGTCTCCTTGTAATGCTCAACTGCATGGTTATTTCCACCAGTCCCATCCCAGTTCTTCCTTCCACAGAGAATCATCCCGTCGGTAAGATTAAGCCACAGATTCTCCGTCTTATCACACTTGGAACATTTCCAACCAGAGGGAGGAATAACAACGCCGCTCTTGATCTGCTGCAGCGTCAACGCATGCTCACTAACTTTCTTTTCCTCAGCTGTCCAAGCCGCAACTTGCTCTCTCTTCTCAGCACCAACTGCACTCATTACAGTATCAACCGCAATCCTCACCTgcaattataaaaacacaaaaaaaaaaagaatttaaacaCGTGCATGTTGCTGTAACAAAGCTTAAACcacacaacaacacattgcTTAGTACCTTCTCTGGTAGCTCAACAGAAGGGAATGGAAGTGAAACAAAATCCGGAAGTATGACTATGCTATAAGACTCTTCATACTCAGGCTCATTGTTGTCAAATCCACCATCCACTCCTGCATATCAACATATCTCAAATTGTTCAAAGCAATCTTAATAAATTGACTAAAATCCCTAAAATCTTAGAGCCTCTCCCCCTGGGAACAATCACTGTGATACCTATAGCGAGGAGAGTCGGCTTCTTCAGAGGCCGATCCTCAGGGACAGACTTGGGAGACTCCTTGATGTGCAGATACACAGGGTTTCGCGTCTTCTCGTAGTTCCAGGAAACGTAATCTTTCCCAAAAGCGAGAAAGCTGTTCATATCCACGAACAATCCTCCTTCGGATCTCTGAAATTCATAAACTGAATCAAACGATTGAAAAAAACAAACGGAGTGTCGAAGGAGAGAGGTTTTACCGGAGTGTCGAAGGAGAGGCAGCACTCGTGCTTGTAGATGCGGTGGGTGGGCTCGGGGATCTGAACCCTAGACAAGTTTGATCGGAGGAGCTCCATAGCGTTTTCTCGAAGCTCGGCGGAGTGAGCGAAATGAGTTTGTTTTGTGTTGTGTGATTATCGCACGTCTCGTTAACAAGGTTTCAGATGAAAACGTCGTCGTAGTAGTAATGGTAGATTCTTTTTCCTCTTGATTCTTGCCTCAACTTTTGGGTTTCATATAGAAGAGAATcttgataattaaaaaaatgcgTCAGTTTTGGAAATTTCGGTAATCAATTTTTTGTTggataagtttttaaaatattaaccaaaggGAGGAAAATTTATTGGATATGTTTGGCCCAATAGCGACTTTGTATTTTTACCCAACCCTTTTTATGATAagattcaaaaacaaaacaaaaaaattagaaagaggATTATGCAACAAGAtgaaagtcaaaaaaaaaaaattagagaaagaaaataaatgtaGAAAagtgttatctttttttttcctaatcaAAATAGTGTTATTTTATTCTACTtcttaaatcatatatttcagaTTTACTCCtacaaaaatgaattttttaattatatgtattaagaaaacacattgaatttgtattataaatgatttatcttTTGTGATTATCAATGTTCAAtaaagttaaaacaaaataactttaataaactctttgaaatctacaatttactattattaaataaaagaaaagttataaaacacacacaaaaatctGTCTTTTTAACGATGAATTATTATGATATCACAATATAAAAACAACCGATAATATTACATGCTTTATGAGGATCTACACTTAATTGTATCACCTAAACCGTCCTATGAAAATTCACGTTTCGTCAGATTTATTTGCACCATGTTAAAAATCTTTTGTAAGCTTACTTTCGTAGTCAggataattatttaataaattgttttcttcATAATTGAAACATGGACCTCTTGTAATGCTCAATCTACAAAAAATTCCATAGTCTGAAATTCGAATCGTAAACCTGGGTATAGAAGTTTTTTAACCTTAACAACTAAGATACGGTGTTCCATGTAAATCTTGTATATTTCATATCCACTTTTAAATTTTAGCAAATACAAAAATTTGCCCAACAACATATGCACGAACAAGGGCTAATTTGATGggtatctataataataatttggagTTTTCTCCCACCTCAAACAGCCACGTCCTTCTTTTGGTGTGGGCATATGTGGCCATGTGTCGATCCCAAACACAAGTCACCGTTTGGCTTCTCCTCCTCCTAGATTCGTCGGAGAAACGTACCCAGTTATGTCATTCAATCCACCACGCCCACTACTTAAAAGCTTCAATGCCTCTTCAATTCCTACCAGATTCAGTGAATTAGTATATATACTGTGATGATGAAGAAGGCGTCTGAGGCGAGCTTGCAATCCTGGTAGATTAAAAATCCCCTCCATTACAGAAAAGAAGGATGATGAACTCTAAGATCACTTGAAGTCTGGAGCTGCGGAATCACCGTTCTTTTTAGACTCAGAGGTGATGACACCAATGGCAGCCACAATCAGGAGCCTCTAGCAAGAGGTTAAGAGCTCCCATGGTAGCTTTTCCTCTAGCCTCAAACCGCCGCAAATGGACTGCGTCTATTTAATCTAAAGTGGTTCGGTGATATGCATAAACCAAAAGGTAACGGTTACGCTACCAATATTTCCTTATAACTCATATTGGATTTTTAATCTGCAATTTTCTGCTctagatttaatttattataattgtctATATTGATATTGGATTAGAGTTCAGTCACAACAAAACAGATTTGCTGGTTTAGTTGCTTATCTTGCTGAAAAACTTTTGGTAGCTCAGTTTATAGACATGAATATCTCTAGCAACATTAGTGCAAACCTTGAGGCTTGCAAAGGGGAGATGTCAAATAGAGGAGCCCTCCCAGACAATTAGCAGAATAATAACTGAATAGGATCTCTGAAGAAGAATGGAAGAAGAAGCTTACTGATAATTGATTCATTTTCTATGCAGCATTGGTACTGACCTCACAAGAGAAGACATGAAGAACTGTTACCATCATATCCAGATGATATGGAGATTCAGAGGATCCAAGACTCTGTTACCATCATCTCTAACCGTCTCATGAAAGCCATAATGCCTTCAAAACTAGAGTCAGCTCCAGTGAAGCAACCAATGTGCtaaaaatgcttcttaaaatagTGAGGTACACTCTTGGAAACTTGCAAGCGTGTCTAGAGATTAAAGTCCATTGTTATGTGAATGAGGAcactgatttctttttttttctaatggtCCAGGAACATCATTGAGCAACCAAATGCAGGGAAATACAAAAGGCTGCGTAAGGTATGTGGAATCAATAGATCTCTAATGTAATATACCAACTTAATTGAGTTATTATTTCAACCTTCTGATATGTTCGACTACATGAATGCCATTTCAGGGAGACCCTCCAGTTAAGCGCAAGATACTCAACTTCgcaggtttttttttcttcatcgtCTGATCATTGAGTGTGTATGATATAGGTGCGTTAAACCGACTCTGGCGGGGTTGTTTTGCAGCTGCGGTTGAGATCCTTTCCGTGGTTATCTTTGGGAAAGGGATGGTATTAGAAGGCACATGAGCATAAGAACGTAATGACCCAGGCCTTTGTGGATTGGCAAGTCTATGATTGAATCACACACCACAGgttcttttttttgataaaaaaaaaaatatatatatattacgtaTTTTGTTCTGTAAAAAACTGTTGTGTCATAAAAGTATGATTTGGG encodes:
- the LOC106424469 gene encoding ubiquitin carboxyl-terminal hydrolase 14 — protein: MELLRSNLSRVQIPEPTHRIYKHECCLSFDTPRSEGGLFVDMNSFLAFGKDYVSWNYEKTRNPVYLHIKESPKSVPEDRPLKKPTLLAIGVDGGFDNNEPEYEESYSIVILPDFVSLPFPSVELPEKVRIAVDTVMSAVGAEKREQVAAWTAEEKKVSEHALTLQQIKSGVVIPPSGWKCSKCDKTENLWLNLTDGMILCGRKNWDGTGGNNHAVEHYKETNYPLAVKLGTITADLGAADVYSYPEDDSVLDPHLAQHLAHFGIDFSTMQKTEMTTAERELDQNTNFDWNRIQESGKELVPVFGPGYTGLVNLGNSCYLAATMQILFSTHSFISRYFSHQSLKLAFEMAPADPTLDINMQLTKLGHGLLSGKYSIPVAEKDVATGDVRQEGIPPRMFKSVVAAGHAEFSSMRQQDALDFFLHLLDKVERGNNMRPDLDPSRSFKFGVEEKILCSSGKVSYNKRDDCILSLNIPLQEATNKDELEAFNNQKADKGLEEDNMSTDEIVRPRVPLEACLATFSSPEQILDYYSTALKGKTTAIKTTSLTSFPDYLVLHMRKFVMEAGWVPKKLDVYIDVPDVIDISHMRSKGLQPGEELLPDDVPEEAMESAQPVANEEIVAQLVSMGFSQLHCQKAAINTSNTGVEEAMTWLLSHMDDPDIDAPISNQTSDVDQSSVDTLISFGFADEVARKALKASGGDIEKATDWIFNNPNASISDMDVSSSNSAQTPAQSELPDGGGRYKLFGIVSHIGTSTHCGHYVAHILKEGRWVIFNDSKVGVSTNPPKDMGYLYFFQRLDN